One Plasmodium gaboni strain SY75 chromosome Unknown, whole genome shotgun sequence genomic window carries:
- a CDS encoding duffy binding-like merozoite surface protein: MKKIYSIFSFLLILNIHIYLKNVECNDIINYNGLNLRNGLPTNSLDITNGLDNRNINFINSKIDVNEKNTSLNNAHNISTLGKEFTVIGTDSKERENIISASDNTYDNTIGLSVTDSGIPDGSAFGGGLSVSENSPLQGGLNKCPMDKFCNVISTIPKCLTRTYEERNNTWTFIDVKTENAGLIVPPRRRKLCFGNISNRINGTSSYDRLKNLKNELINAAFTETESIFRKHEKHPENIFSAIKYSFADIADIFKGNDMIDDIISKKISKNLDKVFKDNDQTKTKEKRENWWKENKNDIWNSMMCKYMKEKKDNKCPNHDNIHEVPQMFRWFREWGTYVCK; encoded by the coding sequence atgaaaaaaatatatagtattttctcttttttattaattttgaacattcatatatatttaaagaatgTTGAATGCAATGACATAATAAATTACAATGGTTTAAATCTAAGAAACGGATTACCAACTAATAGTTTAGATATAACAAATGGATTAGACAATAGAAATATCAACTTTATTAATTCTAAAATTGATGTAAATGAAAAGAACACTTCCCTAAATAATGCTCATAATATATCTACTTTAGGAAAAGAGTTTACTGTTATAGGAACAGATTCAAAAGAAAgagaaaatataattagTGCATCAGATAACACATATGATAATACTATAGGTCTTAGTGTTACAGATAGTGGAATTCCTGATGGTAGTGCATTTGGTGGAGGGCTGAGTGTATCTGAAAATTCACCTCTACAAGGTGGTTTGAATAAATGTCCTATGGATAAATTTTGCAATGTTATTAGTACAATTCCTAAATGCCTCACGAGAACGTATGaagaaagaaataataCATGGACTTTTATAGATGTAAAAACGGAAAACGCAGGGTTAATTGTTCCTCCAAGGAGAAGAAAATTATGCTTCGGAAATATTTCTAATAGAATTAATGGAACAAGTAGTTATGATAGATTAAAAAATCTTAAAAATGAACTTATCAATGCTGCCTTTACTGAAACAGAATCTATTTTTAGAAAACATGAGAAACATCctgaaaatatattcagTGCAATTAAATATAGTTTTGCAGACATAGCAGATATTTTTAAAGGAAATGATATGATAGATGATATAATTTCTAAAAAGATAAGTAAAAATTTGGATAAGGTATTTAAGGATAATGATcaaacaaaaacaaaagaGAAACGTGAAAATTGGTGgaaggaaaataaaaatgatatttGGAATTCAATGATGTGCAAATATATGAAAGAAAAGAAAGATAATAAATGTCCAAACCACGATAATATACATGAGGTACCACAAATGTTTCGTTGGTTTAGAGAATGGGGGACTTATGTTTGCAAA